One Chitinophaga sp. H8 DNA window includes the following coding sequences:
- a CDS encoding cbb3-type cytochrome c oxidase N-terminal domain-containing protein, whose product MNRKLFNKWYVAAGAVLVSLLSYAPVLAQGGPKPPSEASNPLAITLLVVIGGLLIAIALLGNAVVGAMDIFRERMKKEADKTLLTVGIIVLGMLMSSSVMAQEAAEQAAPAVSTTIDGLSQTSFYLLISVIALELVVIISLLFLLRYLVGIKRKVKTKRAAAGAAAAVPGKPRINWWEKLNQTRTVDAASEAEEDMGHDYDGIRELNNPTPPWWRWAFYFSIAFGVVYIWRHHVSHTAPMQLEELAIAEAQAAEAKEAYLKTAADNINENTVKMLGEANDLAAGKKLFATNCAACHGAEGQGTVGPNLTDDYWLHGGKINDVFKTIKYGVPEKGMKSWQDDFSPKQIAQLASFIKSIHGSNPPNPKEKQGEEYKEAQ is encoded by the coding sequence ATGAACAGGAAGCTTTTTAATAAATGGTATGTAGCGGCAGGGGCCGTACTGGTAAGCCTGCTGAGCTATGCGCCGGTATTAGCCCAGGGCGGACCTAAGCCCCCATCTGAAGCAAGTAATCCTTTAGCCATTACGCTACTGGTAGTGATAGGAGGATTACTCATTGCCATTGCTTTGTTAGGAAATGCAGTAGTAGGGGCGATGGATATTTTCAGGGAAAGAATGAAAAAAGAAGCTGATAAAACCTTGCTCACCGTGGGTATTATCGTGCTGGGAATGCTGATGAGCTCTTCCGTGATGGCACAGGAAGCAGCAGAACAGGCCGCGCCTGCGGTAAGCACTACCATCGATGGGTTATCCCAGACTTCTTTTTACCTGCTGATATCTGTCATCGCACTGGAATTGGTGGTGATCATTTCCCTGCTGTTCCTGCTGCGTTACCTGGTAGGCATCAAGCGTAAGGTAAAAACCAAACGTGCTGCTGCCGGTGCTGCCGCTGCTGTACCCGGAAAACCGCGTATCAACTGGTGGGAAAAACTCAACCAAACCAGAACTGTGGATGCTGCTTCTGAGGCAGAAGAGGATATGGGCCATGATTATGATGGTATCCGGGAACTAAACAATCCTACCCCGCCATGGTGGAGATGGGCGTTTTATTTCAGTATTGCCTTTGGCGTGGTATATATCTGGCGGCATCACGTATCCCATACCGCCCCCATGCAGCTGGAAGAGCTGGCCATCGCAGAAGCACAGGCTGCGGAAGCGAAGGAAGCCTACCTGAAAACAGCTGCCGACAACATCAATGAAAATACCGTAAAAATGCTGGGAGAAGCCAATGACCTCGCTGCAGGTAAGAAATTGTTTGCTACCAACTGTGCTGCCTGCCATGGTGCAGAAGGACAGGGTACCGTAGGACCTAACCTCACTGACGACTACTGGCTGCACGGCGGAAAGATCAACGATGTGTTCAAAACCATTAAATATGGGGTGCCGGAGAAAGGCATGAAATCATGGCAGGATGATTTCTCTCCCAAACAGATCGCACAACTGGCCAGCTTTATAAAATCTATACACGGGTCTAACCCACCTAATCCAAAAGAAAAGCAAGGCGAAGAATATAAAGAAGCGCAATAA